The sequence AAATACGCAGGGTTTGACGCAAGCAAATTGGTTTAGCTGTTTTTTAGGCAGGTATGCAAAAGGGGTCTTGACAGGCTGTTACAGAACGTCACTTTTTGCCCAATCTCTACGTTGTATATAATTTTTAATCCTCAAAATATATTATATATTCCTGCGGTTAAAAATTTCATACGCCTTGAGCTTGAACAAAAATTAACGTTCTGTAACAGCCTGTTGAATAAAGACCCCTTTTTGAATTTTTATCCGGGGCGGGTTGATCATGATCAGAAAATTAAAAGGCATTGAAGAGCGGTTTATAAAGATTGAGCATCTGCTCAGTGACCCCGCAGTAATGGCGGATCAGAAAAAGTACCAGGCATATTTAAAGGAACACGGTGAATTGAACAAGATTGTGCCGGTGTTTCGTGAATATGAGGGCGCAGAAGAAGAACTCAAGGAGGCCAAAGAGCTTCTCAAGGACAGCGACCCCGACATCCGGGCCATGGCCAAAGAAGAGATCCCCATACTTGAAACCAGAATTGAACAGTTGCAGGAACGACTTAATGTTCTTTTGATGCCCAAAGATCCCCGGGATGAGAAGAACGTTATTCTGGAAATTCGAGCCGGCACCGGCGGTGAAGAAGCCGGCATTTTTACCGGTGATCTTTTCCGTATGTACACAAGGTACGCGGAGTCCAAACATTGGAAGATCGAAATCATTGAAAAGAACGACTCGGCTGCCGGGGGGTTCAAAGAAGTGGTTTCCATGGTGAAGGGTAAAGGCGCGTACTCCCAATTTAAATATGAAAGCGGTATCCATCGGGTTCAGCGGGTCCCTGAAACTGAAACCCAGGGGCGTGTTCACACCTCTGCGGTGACTGTGGCCGTGCTGCCCGAAGCCGAGGATGTGGATATTGACATCAATCCTGCGGATTTGAAAGTGGATGTGTTCCGTTCTTCGGGGCCTGGCGGCCAGTCCGTAAATACCACGGATTCCGCTGTTCGGATTACCCATATTCCCACAGGCGTTGTGGCTACCTGCCAGGATGAAAAATCCCAACATAAAAACAAGGCCAAGGCCTTGAACGTTCTCAAGTCCCGTATCCTCGACGCCAAGATACAGGAAGAGGAGGCCAAGCGGGCTGCGGACCGCAAAGGCCAGGTGGGTACAGGTGACCGGTCGGGTCGCATTCGCACCTATAATTTCCCCCAAGGCCGGATGACCGACCATCGTATCGGCCTGACCCTGTACCGGTTGGACAGTGTCATGGAAGGCGATATCCAGGAAATTATTGATGCCTTGAGAGCGCATAATCAAGCCCTGGCACTAAAAGAAAATTAGTCTGGGAGAATTGATCTGTGGACGTTTGGACCATAAAATCCATCCTTTCCTGGACAGATACCTATTTTTCGCAGCAGAGTATTGACAGCCCCAGGCTTACAGCCGAAATCCTTTTGGCACAAGCCCTGGGGCTGCGGCGTCTTGACCTTTACCTTCAGCATGACCGGCCTTTGGAAAA comes from uncultured Desulfobacter sp. and encodes:
- the prfA gene encoding peptide chain release factor 1 codes for the protein MIRKLKGIEERFIKIEHLLSDPAVMADQKKYQAYLKEHGELNKIVPVFREYEGAEEELKEAKELLKDSDPDIRAMAKEEIPILETRIEQLQERLNVLLMPKDPRDEKNVILEIRAGTGGEEAGIFTGDLFRMYTRYAESKHWKIEIIEKNDSAAGGFKEVVSMVKGKGAYSQFKYESGIHRVQRVPETETQGRVHTSAVTVAVLPEAEDVDIDINPADLKVDVFRSSGPGGQSVNTTDSAVRITHIPTGVVATCQDEKSQHKNKAKALNVLKSRILDAKIQEEEAKRAADRKGQVGTGDRSGRIRTYNFPQGRMTDHRIGLTLYRLDSVMEGDIQEIIDALRAHNQALALKEN